A genomic window from Lotus japonicus ecotype B-129 chromosome 1, LjGifu_v1.2 includes:
- the LOC130719825 gene encoding serine/threonine-protein phosphatase 7 long form homolog isoform X1 yields the protein MLNLFAFHRRMKGGRKRSRSSTVDDAEDRHERLHASTRRGDHRAASQAVEASAPSPSPSATPAGAPSPCPSATPPSGGPSTTAPSGTPAEPQPHPTPVSPMVELPLEETSGEQSSSEPNGEESASETASETASEASGEEEEPLILQEEIDAADVVPDVVAEGGADDDLIQRVAPFPGGPEDLSLLAHYPDHKAPWTWQALLRTDPRYVDRRTLRVATVGGKVWNLPCDGDSEAHTAVRQLLQQTGLYHLPWCGLPETDPAVVLALVERWHEETSSFHMPFGEMTITLDDVSAILHLPTGSRFYTPGRGERDEVAALCAQLLGGSVAAYLAEFEAAGGQNIRFITLKTMYTSAMDGGRYEDAARIWLVNQLGATLFASKSGGYHTTIYWIGMLEDLGRVSEYAWGAIALASLYEQLSRASRRKTAQIGGFTSLVLSWAYEYISSSVIIRTEVPGYTQDQPRAQRWSTSRIAHSGLDERRVMLDELTVDDITWTPFEDHRDVRPRDPRALYSGYIRTPYGRSVSLHLPERVMRQFGFIQDIPRHPSEIQTTGSLAETADAAYAEFEPHLRSQGIPATYPGEAVEGYMRWYSRVSHVFIIPEDRREELSAVSAIRRGVELLEQSLEVPGAYAPGTQPRILTERALDLFRRSSFVGTQGVAFSAIRGAAAAGGRARGGRARGGRPRGGGARGGRARGEGDPGEGVRGGRARGPRGRRGRGRGE from the exons atgttaaatttgtttgcttttcataggagaatgaagggcgggagGAAGAGGTCTCGATCTTCTACAGTCGATGATGCAGAGGATCGCCACGagcgcttgcatgcttctacGCGGCGCGGCGACCATCGAGCAGCTAGTCAGGCGGTTGAGGCTTCGGCCCCGTCTCCGTCTCCGTCTGCTACTCCGGCCGGGGCTCCGTCTCCGTGTCCGTCTGCTACACCTCCGTCAGGTGGTCCATCTACTACAGCTCCGTCAGGTACTCCGGCTGAGCCTCAGCCTCATCCTACTCCGGTCTCTCCGATGGTTGAGTTACCTCTTGAGGAGACATCTGGCGAGCAGTCTTCTTCGGAGCCCAATGGCGAGGAGTCTGCTTCTGAGACTGCTTCTGAGACTGCTTCTGAGGccagtggtgaggaggaggagcctcttattctccaggaggagattgatgctgctgatgtTGTGCCAGATGTGGTGGCAGAGGGCGGCGCGGATGACGACCTCATCCAGAGGGTGGCACCGTTTCCCGGGGGGCCTGAGGATCTGTCGCTTCTTGCGCATTATCCTGACCACAAGGCTCCTTGGACGTGGCAGGCACTTCTTCGCACAGACCCGCGGTACGTGGACCGTCGGACATTGAGGGTGGCCACTGTTGGGGGGAAGGTATGGAACCTCCCCTGTGATGGCGATTCAGAGGCCCACACAGCTGTGCGACAGCTGCTGCAGCAGACGGGTTTGTATCACCTGCCTTGGTGCGGGTTACCGGAGACAGACCCAGCTGTCGTACTGGCCCTTGttgagagatggcatgaggagacgagtagcttccacatgccgttcggggagatgactatcaccctggacgatGTGTCAGCTATTCTCCATCTTCCCAcagggtcgaggttctacactCCGGGCAGAGGGGAGCGAGACGAGGTTGCAGCGCTCTGCGCCCAGCtcctgggaggatctgttgctgCTTATCTGGCTGAGTTTGAGGCGGCGGGTGGCCAGAACATTCGGTTCATTACTTTGAAGACCATGTACACGTCTGCTATGGATG ggggacgctatgaggatgctgctaggatctggctggtgaaccagcttggtGCCACCCTCTTTGCCAGCAAGAGTGGTGGTTACCACACTACTATCTACTGGATCGGGATGCTTGAGGACCTCGGTCGCGTGTCGGAGTACGCGTGGGGTGCGATTGCGCTGGCTTCGTTGTACGAACAGCTGAGTCGTGCTTCCCGCAGGAAGACAGCGCAGATCGGTGGGTTCACCTCCCTCGTGCTGTCATGGGCGTATGAGTACATATCCAGCAGCGTCATTATCAGGACGGAGGTCCCCGGCTAcacacaggaccagcctagggcgcagcggtggtccacgtctcggatcgcgcattccggactcgatgagagacgggtcatgctcgatgagcttacAGTGGATGATATCACATGGACCCCTTTTGAGGACCATCGAGATGTTCGACCGCGGGATCCCAGGGCCCTCTATTCCGGCTACATCCGGACACCTTACGGCCGGTCTGTGAGCCTACATCTACCAGAGCGGgttatgcgccagtttggcttcatacaggacatccctcgacacccctctgagatccagacgacggggtcccttgctgagaccgcagatgctgcctatgctgagtTTGAGCCGCACCTCCGCTCTCAGGGGATAcctgctacatatccgggagaggcggtggagggttacatgaggtggtatagcagagtgtcacatgtgttcatcatccctgaggataggagggaggagcttagtgccgtg tctgccatacgtaggggtgtggagttgttggagcagtccCTGGAGGTGCCAGGTGCTTATGCTCCAGGGACACAGCCCCGGATCCTCACGGAGAGGGCGCTCGATCTCTTTCGACGGAGTTCCTTCGTTGGTACCCAGGGAGTTGCCTTTTCTGCTATTCGAGGAGCCGCAGCTgcgggaggcagagctcgtggaggcagagctcgtggaggcagaccccgtggaggcggagctcgtggaggcagagctcgtggagagggtgatcctggagagggtgttcgtggaggtcgagctcgtggacccagaggtcgcagggggcggggtcggggagagtga
- the LOC130719845 gene encoding chaperone protein dnaJ 49-like — MNSGSKSEGERLLEIAEQQLQKRDLKGSRQLALIAQENEPLLEGSDQILAIIDVLEAAEKPLTTTASTTTNNRNNLDFYAILQVDHRDSQDLNLIKRQYRRLALLLHPDKNLFSFSHHTFDLVSHAWALLSDPAQKEIYDAGLGCAPGSFWTACPYCFHMYEYPGVYEGCCLRCQKCSRPFHGAAVNSMPEMVPDQEAYYCSWGSFPMGFVFESLENGGGSNQKPAAAVAVVPNRVAVPDGGSVKKKRGRPRKVAV, encoded by the coding sequence ATGAACAGTGGTAGCAAATCGGAAGGAGAACGGTTACTCGAGATCGCAGAGCAACAGTTGCAGAAACGCGATCTCAAAGGCTCACGGCAACTCGCTCTCATCGCTCAAGAAAACGAACCGCTTCTCGAAGGCTCCGATCAGATCCTCGCCATAATCGACGTCCTCGAAGCGGCGGAGAAGCCGCTGACAACCACcgcatccaccaccaccaacaaccgCAACAATCTCGATTTCTACGCGATTCTCCAGGTCGATCATCGTGATTCACAGGATCTCAACCTCATCAAGAGGCAGTACCGGAGGCTCGCGCTTCTGCTACATCCTGATAAGAATCTCTTCTCGTTCTCGCACCATACGTTTGACCTCGTTTCTCACGCCTGGGCTTTGTTGTCCGATCCGGCGCAGAAGGAGATCTACGATGCGGGTTTGGGTTGTGCTCCGGGAAGCTTCTGGACCGCGTGTCCGTACTGTTTTCATATGTATGAGTACCCTGGGGTTTACGAGGGGTGTTGCTTGCGGTGCCAGAAATGCTCGCGGCCGTTTCATGGAGCGGCGGTGAATTCTATGCCGGAGATGGTGCCGGATCAGGAGGCTTATTATTGTTCCTGGGGATCGTTTCCGATGGGATTTGTGTTTGAGAGTTTGGAGAACGGTGGTGGGAGTAATCAGAAaccggcggcggcggtggcggtggttCCTAATCGGGTGGCGGTTCCTGATGGTGGTTCTGTTAAGAAGAAGCGAGGAAGGCCGCGAAAGGTGGCGGTTTGA
- the LOC130719809 gene encoding O-fucosyltransferase 31-like isoform X1: protein MKLQMLYQLNHSQKSAFAAVFVILLPPFFPNLFHPLGRASPSTFSEWIAPKPMHEVLLEGALQHQTSVELETSLWSPLTFQGWKPCIKPSKSPSLPEKSTGFVQFFLDGGLNQQKMGICDAVAVAKILNATLVIPHFEVNPVWQDSSSFADIFDIDHFIDVLRDEVSIVKELPSDYAWSSREYYATGIRATRIKTAPAHATADWYIENVLPVIQSYGIAAVAPFSHRLTFNNLPSDIQRLRCKVNFEALIFVPHVKELGKALVHRLRYPPSLNHAEGNGYLPEETDKFGKQQSGKFVVLHLRFDKDMAAHSACEFGGGIAEKRALAKYRKVIWQGRVMKTQFTDEELRSQGRCPLTPEEIGLLLAALGFNNRTRLYLASHKVYGGEARLETLRKLFPFMEDKKSLVSAEELANVKGKASLSAAVDYYVSMHSDIFISASPGNMHNALVGHRSYMNMKTIRPNMALLGLLFQNKSMGWSEFQGAVLDGHKNRQGQIRLRKETQSIYTYPAPDCMCRA, encoded by the exons ATGAAGCTTCAGATGTTGTACCAACTAAACCACTCTCAAAAATCCGCTTTTGCTGCGGTTTTCGTCATTCTCTTACCACCTTTCTTCCCCAACCTTTTCCATCCTCTGGGTCGTGCTTCACCTTCAACGTTCTCT GAGTGGATTGCTCCCAAGCCTATGCATGAGGTTTTGCTTGAAGGTGCTTTGCAACACCAAACT TCTGTTGAACTGGAAACTAGTCTTTGGTCTCCCTTGACTTTCCAAGGATGGAAACCTTGTATCAAGCCTTCAAAATCACCAT CACTACCTGAAAAGTCTACGGGTTTTGTCCAGTTTTTCCTTGATGGAGGGTTGAACCAACAGAAGATGGGG ATATGTGATGCTGTGGCCGTTGCTAAAATTTTGAATGCGACGTTGGTGATCCCGCATTTTGAAGTGAATCCTGTTTGGCAAGATTCAAG TTCATTTGCAGATATATTTGATATCGATCACTTCATTGATGTCCTCCGTGATGAAGTATCTATAGTGAAAGAGCTTCCTAGTGACTACGCTTGGAGCTCAAGGGAGTACTATGCCACAGGCATAAGGGCTACAAGAATTAAAACAGCACCAGCTCATGCTACTGCTGACTGGTATATAGAAAATGTTTTGCCTGTAATTCAGAG TTATGGGATTGCTGCCGTTGCCCCATTTTCTCATCGCTTGACATTCAACAACTTGCCGTCAGACATCCAGCGTCTCCGTTGTAAGGTCAACTTTGAAGCACTGATCTTTGTTCCACATGTCAAGGAATTAGGAAAGGCCCTTGTTCACCGCCTTCGTTACCCTCCTAGTCTCAACCATGCAGAAGGGAATGGCTATTTGCCAGAGGAAACTGATAAGTTTGGAAAACAGCAAAGTGGAAAATTTGTGGTGTTGCATCTGCGTTTTGACAAA GATATGGCTGCTCATTCAGCCTGTGAATTTGGTGGAGGTATAGCTGAGAAACGTGCTCTTGCTAAGTACCGAAAGGTGATTTGGCAGGGAAGGGTAATGAAAACTCAATTCACTGATGAAGAGTTGAGAAGTCAGGGTCGTTGCCCGCTGACTCCTGAAGAGATTGGATTGCTCCTAGCAGCTTTGGGGTTCAACAACAGAACTCGGCTTTATCTTGCTTCCCACAAG GTTTATGGTGGAGAAGCTAGGTTGGAAACTTTAAGAAAGTTATTCCCTTTTATGGAAGACAAGAAGAGCCTAGTCTCTGCAGAGGAACTGGCCAATGTTAAAGGGAAGGCATCACTATCAGCTGCTGTTGATTATTATGTGAGCATGCACAGTGATATCTTCATTTCGGCTTCTCCAGGCAATATGCACAATGCTCTG GTGGGACATCGCTcttacatgaatatgaagaCTATCAGACCAAACATGGCACTGTTGGGCCTGCTATTTCAGAATAAGAGCATGGGCTGGTCAGAATTTCAGGGGGCAGTTCTTGATGGTCACAAGAACAGACAAGGGCAGATAAGATTAAGAAAGGAGACACAATCAATATACACATATCCTGCTCCTGATTGCATGTGTAGAGCTTAA
- the LOC130719825 gene encoding serine/threonine-protein phosphatase 7 long form homolog isoform X2 has translation MKGGRKRSRSSTVDDAEDRHERLHASTRRGDHRAASQAVEASAPSPSPSATPAGAPSPCPSATPPSGGPSTTAPSGTPAEPQPHPTPVSPMVELPLEETSGEQSSSEPNGEESASETASETASEASGEEEEPLILQEEIDAADVVPDVVAEGGADDDLIQRVAPFPGGPEDLSLLAHYPDHKAPWTWQALLRTDPRYVDRRTLRVATVGGKVWNLPCDGDSEAHTAVRQLLQQTGLYHLPWCGLPETDPAVVLALVERWHEETSSFHMPFGEMTITLDDVSAILHLPTGSRFYTPGRGERDEVAALCAQLLGGSVAAYLAEFEAAGGQNIRFITLKTMYTSAMDGGRYEDAARIWLVNQLGATLFASKSGGYHTTIYWIGMLEDLGRVSEYAWGAIALASLYEQLSRASRRKTAQIGGFTSLVLSWAYEYISSSVIIRTEVPGYTQDQPRAQRWSTSRIAHSGLDERRVMLDELTVDDITWTPFEDHRDVRPRDPRALYSGYIRTPYGRSVSLHLPERVMRQFGFIQDIPRHPSEIQTTGSLAETADAAYAEFEPHLRSQGIPATYPGEAVEGYMRWYSRVSHVFIIPEDRREELSAVSAIRRGVELLEQSLEVPGAYAPGTQPRILTERALDLFRRSSFVGTQGVAFSAIRGAAAAGGRARGGRARGGRPRGGGARGGRARGEGDPGEGVRGGRARGPRGRRGRGRGE, from the exons atgaagggcgggagGAAGAGGTCTCGATCTTCTACAGTCGATGATGCAGAGGATCGCCACGagcgcttgcatgcttctacGCGGCGCGGCGACCATCGAGCAGCTAGTCAGGCGGTTGAGGCTTCGGCCCCGTCTCCGTCTCCGTCTGCTACTCCGGCCGGGGCTCCGTCTCCGTGTCCGTCTGCTACACCTCCGTCAGGTGGTCCATCTACTACAGCTCCGTCAGGTACTCCGGCTGAGCCTCAGCCTCATCCTACTCCGGTCTCTCCGATGGTTGAGTTACCTCTTGAGGAGACATCTGGCGAGCAGTCTTCTTCGGAGCCCAATGGCGAGGAGTCTGCTTCTGAGACTGCTTCTGAGACTGCTTCTGAGGccagtggtgaggaggaggagcctcttattctccaggaggagattgatgctgctgatgtTGTGCCAGATGTGGTGGCAGAGGGCGGCGCGGATGACGACCTCATCCAGAGGGTGGCACCGTTTCCCGGGGGGCCTGAGGATCTGTCGCTTCTTGCGCATTATCCTGACCACAAGGCTCCTTGGACGTGGCAGGCACTTCTTCGCACAGACCCGCGGTACGTGGACCGTCGGACATTGAGGGTGGCCACTGTTGGGGGGAAGGTATGGAACCTCCCCTGTGATGGCGATTCAGAGGCCCACACAGCTGTGCGACAGCTGCTGCAGCAGACGGGTTTGTATCACCTGCCTTGGTGCGGGTTACCGGAGACAGACCCAGCTGTCGTACTGGCCCTTGttgagagatggcatgaggagacgagtagcttccacatgccgttcggggagatgactatcaccctggacgatGTGTCAGCTATTCTCCATCTTCCCAcagggtcgaggttctacactCCGGGCAGAGGGGAGCGAGACGAGGTTGCAGCGCTCTGCGCCCAGCtcctgggaggatctgttgctgCTTATCTGGCTGAGTTTGAGGCGGCGGGTGGCCAGAACATTCGGTTCATTACTTTGAAGACCATGTACACGTCTGCTATGGATG ggggacgctatgaggatgctgctaggatctggctggtgaaccagcttggtGCCACCCTCTTTGCCAGCAAGAGTGGTGGTTACCACACTACTATCTACTGGATCGGGATGCTTGAGGACCTCGGTCGCGTGTCGGAGTACGCGTGGGGTGCGATTGCGCTGGCTTCGTTGTACGAACAGCTGAGTCGTGCTTCCCGCAGGAAGACAGCGCAGATCGGTGGGTTCACCTCCCTCGTGCTGTCATGGGCGTATGAGTACATATCCAGCAGCGTCATTATCAGGACGGAGGTCCCCGGCTAcacacaggaccagcctagggcgcagcggtggtccacgtctcggatcgcgcattccggactcgatgagagacgggtcatgctcgatgagcttacAGTGGATGATATCACATGGACCCCTTTTGAGGACCATCGAGATGTTCGACCGCGGGATCCCAGGGCCCTCTATTCCGGCTACATCCGGACACCTTACGGCCGGTCTGTGAGCCTACATCTACCAGAGCGGgttatgcgccagtttggcttcatacaggacatccctcgacacccctctgagatccagacgacggggtcccttgctgagaccgcagatgctgcctatgctgagtTTGAGCCGCACCTCCGCTCTCAGGGGATAcctgctacatatccgggagaggcggtggagggttacatgaggtggtatagcagagtgtcacatgtgttcatcatccctgaggataggagggaggagcttagtgccgtg tctgccatacgtaggggtgtggagttgttggagcagtccCTGGAGGTGCCAGGTGCTTATGCTCCAGGGACACAGCCCCGGATCCTCACGGAGAGGGCGCTCGATCTCTTTCGACGGAGTTCCTTCGTTGGTACCCAGGGAGTTGCCTTTTCTGCTATTCGAGGAGCCGCAGCTgcgggaggcagagctcgtggaggcagagctcgtggaggcagaccccgtggaggcggagctcgtggaggcagagctcgtggagagggtgatcctggagagggtgttcgtggaggtcgagctcgtggacccagaggtcgcagggggcggggtcggggagagtga
- the LOC130719809 gene encoding O-fucosyltransferase 31-like isoform X2, translated as MHEVLLEGALQHQTSVELETSLWSPLTFQGWKPCIKPSKSPSLPEKSTGFVQFFLDGGLNQQKMGICDAVAVAKILNATLVIPHFEVNPVWQDSSSFADIFDIDHFIDVLRDEVSIVKELPSDYAWSSREYYATGIRATRIKTAPAHATADWYIENVLPVIQSYGIAAVAPFSHRLTFNNLPSDIQRLRCKVNFEALIFVPHVKELGKALVHRLRYPPSLNHAEGNGYLPEETDKFGKQQSGKFVVLHLRFDKDMAAHSACEFGGGIAEKRALAKYRKVIWQGRVMKTQFTDEELRSQGRCPLTPEEIGLLLAALGFNNRTRLYLASHKVYGGEARLETLRKLFPFMEDKKSLVSAEELANVKGKASLSAAVDYYVSMHSDIFISASPGNMHNALVGHRSYMNMKTIRPNMALLGLLFQNKSMGWSEFQGAVLDGHKNRQGQIRLRKETQSIYTYPAPDCMCRA; from the exons ATGCATGAGGTTTTGCTTGAAGGTGCTTTGCAACACCAAACT TCTGTTGAACTGGAAACTAGTCTTTGGTCTCCCTTGACTTTCCAAGGATGGAAACCTTGTATCAAGCCTTCAAAATCACCAT CACTACCTGAAAAGTCTACGGGTTTTGTCCAGTTTTTCCTTGATGGAGGGTTGAACCAACAGAAGATGGGG ATATGTGATGCTGTGGCCGTTGCTAAAATTTTGAATGCGACGTTGGTGATCCCGCATTTTGAAGTGAATCCTGTTTGGCAAGATTCAAG TTCATTTGCAGATATATTTGATATCGATCACTTCATTGATGTCCTCCGTGATGAAGTATCTATAGTGAAAGAGCTTCCTAGTGACTACGCTTGGAGCTCAAGGGAGTACTATGCCACAGGCATAAGGGCTACAAGAATTAAAACAGCACCAGCTCATGCTACTGCTGACTGGTATATAGAAAATGTTTTGCCTGTAATTCAGAG TTATGGGATTGCTGCCGTTGCCCCATTTTCTCATCGCTTGACATTCAACAACTTGCCGTCAGACATCCAGCGTCTCCGTTGTAAGGTCAACTTTGAAGCACTGATCTTTGTTCCACATGTCAAGGAATTAGGAAAGGCCCTTGTTCACCGCCTTCGTTACCCTCCTAGTCTCAACCATGCAGAAGGGAATGGCTATTTGCCAGAGGAAACTGATAAGTTTGGAAAACAGCAAAGTGGAAAATTTGTGGTGTTGCATCTGCGTTTTGACAAA GATATGGCTGCTCATTCAGCCTGTGAATTTGGTGGAGGTATAGCTGAGAAACGTGCTCTTGCTAAGTACCGAAAGGTGATTTGGCAGGGAAGGGTAATGAAAACTCAATTCACTGATGAAGAGTTGAGAAGTCAGGGTCGTTGCCCGCTGACTCCTGAAGAGATTGGATTGCTCCTAGCAGCTTTGGGGTTCAACAACAGAACTCGGCTTTATCTTGCTTCCCACAAG GTTTATGGTGGAGAAGCTAGGTTGGAAACTTTAAGAAAGTTATTCCCTTTTATGGAAGACAAGAAGAGCCTAGTCTCTGCAGAGGAACTGGCCAATGTTAAAGGGAAGGCATCACTATCAGCTGCTGTTGATTATTATGTGAGCATGCACAGTGATATCTTCATTTCGGCTTCTCCAGGCAATATGCACAATGCTCTG GTGGGACATCGCTcttacatgaatatgaagaCTATCAGACCAAACATGGCACTGTTGGGCCTGCTATTTCAGAATAAGAGCATGGGCTGGTCAGAATTTCAGGGGGCAGTTCTTGATGGTCACAAGAACAGACAAGGGCAGATAAGATTAAGAAAGGAGACACAATCAATATACACATATCCTGCTCCTGATTGCATGTGTAGAGCTTAA